From Quercus robur chromosome 8, dhQueRobu3.1, whole genome shotgun sequence:
taaatacgcataaacaaatataaacaaaaacaaacaaatataaacatacatacacataaacacacacacacacacacataaacataaacatacatagacATAAACACAAATACAGACtgagaaaaattaaaccctCATATAGACTCgaaaaaattgcaaactaacatcaatccttaaacaatttcgttagttactTTGGTGTGCTAAATTGAGCTTTTATGTGTgattatatttaagtttatgtgtgtgtatgtttacatttatgtgagtttgtacgtgtttatgtgtatgtgtgtttatgtttatgtatatgtatatttatgtgtatgtgtatgtatgtttatgtgtatttgtatatatatgtgtatgtgtatgtgtatgtgtatgtttatgtatgtgttgattttggttgggttttggcCGTGGAGGTGGtcgtgatttgattttggctgggTTTCGGCAGTGGTGTGTGGTTGGAGGTAATGAGCTTGAAAAGCTCCGACCATGGAGGTTTAGAAGGAGAGCTTGGTGGTCAGCCATGGAGCACAGTGTGACGTGGGTTGAGGCAGAGAGAGGATGAGAAGGAAACAAGAACGGCCTTAGACATTTTGAGACCTAAAGCGAGAATTAAAAATGGGGCCctttttatacttatatattaattaaattaatgtttatttaatatttttatattatatttttcatcattattttcattttcttctaaattattttgaaattcattatcaagatttgttgtattgcaaaattgaacatcattttcttctaaattattttggtgaattttttgctcatttgtgatattttcatctaaattttgtgttatattttgtttattactaataacaaatttatccattgatcatttttgagactcaattaatttttctttttttaagtttttcatatccagatgcatattttatggtaaacatttctaatcaaacaatacatttataaagactaaaataaaaaataactttcaagtgtagagcaaatgaTAAATAGaacttaatttatataaaaagtattattgTAGTTTCACTgaacaataacaagtttttagcaatctcaacctgcataaattaaaaaaaaaaaaaatttaagcacaagcataacaaaaatttaagcacaacCATAACACTAACACAAGActtattaataagacccaccaaaaaaaaaaaaaaaaaaaaaaaaaaaaaaaaaaacacaaaacaaatcctaTCTATAACAAATTTGTCCCTAGCTCTACATGGGCATATTCTCCCGGATGTTAAATGTTTGTCAAATGCTCTCCAATTTGTTAGATATTCTCATGTATATCGTCAAGGGAATAATGTAGCACACGCATTAGCAAGAAGAGCTCTGAGTGAGCCAAATCTAACTgtctggatggaagatgtaccaCCAGACATTCACCATATTGTGCAGATTGATTTAGCCAATTTTGAAGAATAATAGTAGCAAGCttcattctctaaaaaaaaaaaaaaaaaaaaaaaaaaaaaaaaaaatgcaggcttttaaaaaaaaaaaaaaaacttgaaggccCAAACTTAACGCCCAGTCCAGGGAGGGTCCAGGCAGCCACTGATAAGTGATAAACAAAGTAACAAAACCAGCCAGGGAGGGCCCAAATAAACAAagttcttaacaaataaaagcccaaatatttataattttatacctgATTCCTTCCTGAACCTCAGAACCTGATACGGTGAGGTGAGCAGTTGAGActagagagaggcggagagcagagactagagagaaaggtaaaatttttagggttttgatttgtgattgttttgtggttaatctcttagaccggatttgtagtttatctggtcaatgattttgtttagaaccaatgtttaataggatttaccaaaatttttgtttatttggttaaaaggatgtgccagattatttttgaaactaaattttCTACTACCCGGTTGGTTCTTTTCTAAATTCCAGATTTTGTTTAGGATTAGTGTATGACTCCTTGTGTTAACACTTCACAAGttataaaatttctttgcaATGTTGTCTACCTTGTAATTCCTTCTCTGTGTTATGATTAAAAATGTGTTACAGATATCAAAGCCTAGTTTTGGAATAATAAACAACAGAGTGTTTTTTGGAAGCCTAGGACTTTTAGATTGAAAGTTAACATCCATAGCTTTAATATTGAATTATGTTTCAATATAAATGGACTTCTCTAAGTAAAGTTACTGTGAGAATTTTTCTTTACAGATATCTTTCTATTACAGATTTGAGTTTGTCACCTTAATagaattttggtaaattatggAGAACTACTTTTGAGCTGAATTTTCAGTGCTAAATGATTTAAATGTAAGAGTCCTCTCTATGAAAATTATAACCTACCTGGATAGCCCTAAATGAATCAAACGAATTCTACAAAAGGGCTGACCTCTACTCAATTCAATTGACCTCGGATCAGCCTGAAAGATGTAGGAACCTGatggatttttaaaatgttaatttGGAGCAAATCAAATCATAGACACTATCACACACAAATCAACAGCGATTGACATATGGTCCATTAGCGTTGTCCCCATTCATCTCACCTCACTAAGTCAATTAGTTTTATTTCTATTcttcattaatatttttgacAGAAGATTGTAGTGACAATTTATCTTATtagtaaaattttcttatttatatcttttgcAGAAGCTTTCCTGTGGTGACTCTAGTCTTTGATCTAAAGAAAGATGGAAGCCATCTTTTCAAATGATGATCTTGCAATGGAAATATTATCCCGATTTTCAGCTTTGCAACTTTCGCGTTTCAAGTGTGTCTCCAAGAGGTGGAAGAACCTTATATCTGATCCATCCTTCTTACGTCTTCACCACCAAAGGTCCCAACTCAGGGGCATCACAACCCTCCTTATTCAGCAGCGTAGTGATATTACTGGTGATCGTTTAAGATGTAGGATGTCGTTTTTTACTACCTGTGGATCTTTTTTTGAAGACGACCGTCGTGTTCCAATTATGATACGAGATAGTTTTCCTGCATATGGAGTTGTCATAATGGGTTCCAGTAATGGACTCGTTTGTTGTAGAAGTCGTCAAACTTTGGAACAACGAATGCTAGTGATCTTCATTTGCAACCCAATTACAAGGGAATGGATTTCCCTTAGACCCACTAATTGTCATGTTGGTCACATCTTTGCATTTGCTTTCTACCCATTTGGCTCTTCATCAAACAAGGCCTCTTGTTTTAAAGTGGTGAGCATTCAGCGTCAAAAATATGACCAGAATTCTTATTCCTTCGTTATTTACTCCTCAGAAACTGGAAAATGGAAAACCTCCATGGAAGTCTGCCACTGCGAGGACGATCTTAACGAGAACAAATATATTCATATCAAAGGAAGGTTTTATTGGTTGACCAAGAAACAGAGAATAATCGCTTTTGATCTGGAAGAAGAGCTGTCTGGAGTGATCATAGCACCAGGTCCGATGTTGAGATATGGCGTTCGAAATAGCGATTGCGTTGGGGATTCAGATGGGTATCTTCATTACGCGTGTGTTGATGAGTCTGATCTTAGAGTATGGATGTTAAAAGATTGTCAAAAACTTGATTGGGTCCTTAAGCACCAGTTGAATTTAGATCAGTTTCGTGTGGAAGGTCAAGTAATGACTGACTATCTTCAGTTCAGTATACGTCGTGTTGGGTGCCTTCCTAAGGATGATATTTTTGCACCTGGTTATTTAGCACTAGGAATTTTGACTTTCTATGATGAGGTTATTTATATGATGAGATGGGGCAGGTTGGAGTCATATAATTTTAGGAACGGAGTCCTAAAACGTCATTATATGTTACATGCCCCTTTTTTGGACCATTATAATTATGTACCTGCGACTGTGCTCCCATACTCGGCTACCTTGGCAGCAAATGGTGTTCTAAAGGTGAAACAGAACTccattgatgatttgatttcaGTCCCAGCAACTGTGCTCCCATGTTCAGCTACCTCAGCAATGAGTGGCCTTCTCGGGCTAATACGTTCCTGTGGTTTTGTTGCTTCAAATTCTAGTTCTTATCAAGgaaggcaaaaaagaaaaagaatcaaacCCGTAAGGGCACCACATTTCTAAACAGGTGCCCATTGAATTGGAATTATCTGTATTTCTTTTGCTTGAATTGGCAGCATCAGCCTACCAACTTAATGAAGCCTTTGGTTTTTTGGCATGTACAAAGATATTTGACCTCCTTAATCCTTACCATCTTAACTGTTCAGGCATATTTGTGTTTGTTGCATCAAGTGCTATAGGTGAAGACCCACGCTCGGCCGccgacctgacccgtttcggcctctcttctctatttttggtgTTTCGGCTTTGTGTTTAGGGCTGTGCTTGTGTTTCGGGCTGTGTTTTGGTTTGGGtgtgttgatttttttactttctttttttgttcttattcaCTGGTTTTGATGGGTAGGACGGGGTTGTGGTTGTGCAgtgatttttatgggtttgatggtggttgtggttgtgtgttGGTGATtgaatgaaactttttttttttttttttagtgtttatattattttattgtgttaaaaagctaaaatagCTCCACTGCTATAAGATgtgagaaggtaaaatagataaagtgactttttgtgtagctaaaaagctaaaaatttagctccactgttgtggatgctctaagagaGTAAAGTGTGTGATGTGTTAATCCTAGAGGTCGACCCTTCTAAGGGAGGATTTCTAGTTCTGTCCCTAGCTAAGtcccaaaaattaaatttagaattaaaactttgttgttgttttcaagCTCATAATGTTCTCTCAACAGTGCATTTGACTGATGAATGCGTATGAATTTCATGCATACCCCTTGGTGGGCTTTTATGACTGAATTCTTTTAGGTGATATCACAGATTCACAATATCATTCACGTTTGTATGGCCCACAATATCTTTTTCTGTTTAGATATTTCGCGTTTaccaagaaatatatatttttttggataggacattaaattaaaaaatgaaatcccAATATGCAAGGaaagagtaaaaataataatcataataattataaataaataaataaaaataaaaacataagcTAGAGAAAGCTAGCCAATGTACAAGGAATTTAACAAATCCGGCAGTCCCTCTATCGAAAAGGATACAAATGGTGAAGTCCACCCGTATAGGGTCTTCAagattaaaaacttaaattttacaaTACTAATTTCTCGATCATCAAATGCATTACATGAGCCACAATACTAATTGCTCCAGAACTTTTCCTGCCAAACCATCCTTCCAAAACTCCCCTAGCCCCAACACTAAAGAAACCAAGGAAGAGAATCTGTATCATACCGGCCGGTATAAACGGTATGTACCGTACTAGTACGTGCACAAGTATAGAAATGCCAACGTTTTGTACCAGTTTAAATACCGAACATATCGGTCTTGTACCAAGTGTACTAGCTGATTTTAGGTGTTTCAGCCGATACCCGACATAGGatggagcaaaaaaaaaatgattttttatgttttgtaatTTAAGGGCAAAACTACTCTCTTTTTCTCACAATCTCACGCtgtctctctcagtctctcggtcttttttttggctaaatcactctctcaatctcttggtctttctttctctcacagtctctctttctctctcaatccACGTCAATATGAGATTTGGTTTCTCAAATCTCATCTAAGTCGAAGCTAGAAGTTGCAGGGcatgtaaaattttgtattttgttttcttaatatgcaatgaacaattaagttttttgttttttattattatttttttttttaagttgatgctaaactctaaacccatgaataatttgttttgaattaaggtaatgttttatggtaaacttttatttttattatttatatatttatttatatttataaatataaaaaatagtggTAAACCCGAAATATTACACTGGTACTGAAATATATCGTTCCATTGGCCAAACCGGTACAGCCTCCAGTACAAGATTGACTCCCTTGGAAGAAACTCCcaacaaggaaaaaaatcatCTACCATGACTCCCTAGCAAGTAGCAACATCTTAATGGAGAAACAAATGGTTACTGCCCTCCCTATAACACTAGCCCCATAACACACGACTCACATTTAGTGATTCTTTCCCTTATTTCCTTTGTTCTCTCCgtttttgtaattgattttcttctttgttctttcttttatttataatttttggtttgCTTTGTGCTCTTTATGCATAAAGTAGCcttttgaatatacatctttcttacttataaaaaataataaataaacaaaataacactaacacatctctttttttttttttagcattacTTGTTGGTGCGTCCACGAAGAAATACTTgctacataaaaataaaataaataaataaataaaagattataCCAACCCACcacaattcaaaataaaatgttcTTAGATTTTGTTATAGTCAAAAgaactctaaaaataaataatttttgttaacatagaacaataaattttctagaattgttataattttatttgtaaattttttttaaaaggcaaATCTAAGAAAAATCTCCCCACCCcccaccttctctctctctctctctctaaaaaaaagtgaatcAGGATGCTTTCCACAAGCTAGCAAGCCCCTCTAACCCTCTttatcataaaattataaaataaaataaaataaaataaaataaaacctttatCCCACCTGAAAGAACcccagaaaataaaataattaaaataaaaaataaaaaataaaaaaaccttaaaacatGTTACAGTTGGGTTTGTCTATCCTGGATATGGAAGTTTGTTGAACaatttcgaatttttttttttttttaatattcata
This genomic window contains:
- the LOC126697209 gene encoding F-box protein At5g49610-like, which gives rise to MEAIFSNDDLAMEILSRFSALQLSRFKCVSKRWKNLISDPSFLRLHHQRSQLRGITTLLIQQRSDITGDRLRCRMSFFTTCGSFFEDDRRVPIMIRDSFPAYGVVIMGSSNGLVCCRSRQTLEQRMLVIFICNPITREWISLRPTNCHVGHIFAFAFYPFGSSSNKASCFKVVSIQRQKYDQNSYSFVIYSSETGKWKTSMEVCHCEDDLNENKYIHIKGRFYWLTKKQRIIAFDLEEELSGVIIAPGPMLRYGVRNSDCVGDSDGYLHYACVDESDLRVWMLKDCQKLDWVLKHQLNLDQFRVEGQVMTDYLQFSIRRVGCLPKDDIFAPGYLALGILTFYDEVIYMMRWGRLESYNFRNGVLKRHYMLHAPFLDHYNYVPATVLPYSATLAANGVLKVKQNSIDDLISVPATVLPCSATSAMSGLLGLIRSCGFVASNSSSYQGRQKRKRIKPVRAPHF